The stretch of DNA tacTTGTTTCAGCTGTGTGGAGCGGGGAATACGAATGGCAGGATCCAAAGTCAGAAGACGAAGTGTAAGGTTCACTGCAATAAAAGTTACTCCATAACAACATTGTGTAAATGTTTGATTAATTATCAAACGATGTCAAagttttcatttatattaaggtcaattttttatttttttttatttatttctagtGTAAATATAACCTTCATTgacaaagaaggaaaacagaaGCCAGTCCGGGGGAAGGTGGGTGATAATGTCCTTTACTTGGCTCACCGCTATGGAATCGAGTTGGAAGGTAAACAAATGACCATATTCTGAATGTTGGTTGTAGTTTGCTTATTCATGAGAAAATTTACAACACACCTATTTAGGTGCATGTGAAGCATCATTAGCTTGTTCAACATGCCAGGTTTATGTCCAAGAAGAGTATTATGATAAGCTGTCAGAGGCcaaggaagaggaggaggatatGCTGGACATGGCTCCTGGATTGAAGCCTAATTCTCGCCTGGGCTGTCAAATCATCTTGTCACACGATCTTGAA from Daphnia pulex isolate KAP4 chromosome 4, ASM2113471v1 encodes:
- the LOC124193197 gene encoding adrenodoxin-like protein 1, mitochondrial; the protein is MAASVRLTTCLRYIFRWKFRNERYLHSNVSSFVQKNKYNVRTFSLSPAVWSGEYEWQDPKSEDEVVNITFIDKEGKQKPVRGKVGDNVLYLAHRYGIELEGACEASLACSTCQVYVQEEYYDKLSEAKEEEEDMLDMAPGLKPNSRLGCQIILSHDLEGMVLKLPTITRNFYVDGHVPQPH